From Agrobacterium tumefaciens, a single genomic window includes:
- a CDS encoding BapA prefix-like domain-containing protein: MVAIVTDMAAGNSRTVPLDKLTIDEPSLVQIRASRNDVADFVRDGDDLLLRMRSGETVRIGNFYREVDGEHSQLVLEDENGNLWLGENSDGLADFEFSQIEGVDQLVGASASGGGSVLGLAALGLLAGGAAIGGSSSGDDGDADADADADADADADADADADADADADADADADADADADADADADADADADADADADADADADADADADADADADADADADADADADADADADADADADADADADADADADADADADADADADADADADADADADADADADADADADADADADADADADADADADADADADADADADADADADADADADADADADADADADADADADADADADADADADADADADADADADADADADADADADADADADADADADADADADADADADADADADADADADADADADADADADADADADADADADADADADADADADADADADADADADADADADADADADADADADADADADADADADADADADADADADADADADADADADADADADADGDADADADADADADADADADADADADADADADADADADADADADADADADADADADADADADADADADADADADADADADADADADLEPTDDVASAQVNILPTVTEDVPHGSETYLAVVSLAGIDLQLFADTVEFEVESGHTQDLAFDFNGILGAGVLSDYNLVVQKWDATTQQWTSIDGQTNATILSLDLFGGASGTVQGLDAGEYRAFMGYDGLLGAGVGGTLTVTATDYDFTEAGGYEAVEVSGNVIDNDDVPTGTTVQSVDGQSVDPAGTVIQGDFGELSILPDGTFTYTPLANGAGIGQVDQFEYTLVDATGNTGTATLNVQIGSDSVTMTWNGTDPGLPAVFEFAATGDSAEATVVWDNVTDTDFFTASGSTLLSGSLGQTSTYDSATFVITDSMVISGSVTVSVLLAALSSGAVSLQREAAPGTWETVATDTFNVLVGGLGVVASIDLSEVDFTAGNYRIHSTLTGSLVNVSATIATDIDVTYTDQFEFENGVGDSGNLLANDETGSTFTAFEIFDGTSYVKVIGAMTIEGEFGTLTVDADGNYSYAPASDLAHFAEAQTDTFEYQLVHPSGAIEQSSLVVNVEPSGAGVPDQAMMFAADDFIGLNTIDATVGDDALPSDAQPDSQDNLSELVEESAEDLTVSLDGLTSLSEPVDADADHTITGETLDTMVAVDTSDVPLDPFGHLVTEDEWNNTASNVV; encoded by the coding sequence ATGGTTGCAATCGTAACCGATATGGCCGCCGGAAATTCTCGGACCGTTCCACTCGACAAATTGACGATTGATGAGCCGAGCCTCGTGCAAATTCGCGCGTCCCGCAATGATGTCGCCGACTTCGTTCGTGATGGAGATGACCTCTTGCTTCGCATGCGGTCCGGTGAGACCGTCCGGATCGGAAATTTCTATCGAGAGGTTGACGGCGAACATAGCCAACTCGTGCTTGAGGACGAGAATGGAAATCTTTGGCTTGGCGAAAACAGCGATGGTTTGGCAGATTTCGAGTTTTCGCAGATTGAAGGTGTCGATCAACTTGTTGGTGCTTCTGCGAGCGGTGGTGGCTCCGTTCTCGGATTAGCTGCGCTCGGACTTCTCGCAGGTGGTGCTGCCATCGGTGGCAGTTCATCGGGAGATGATGGCGATGCGGACGCTGATGCGGACGCGGATGCTGATGCCGATGCAGATGCCGATGCAGATGCGGACGCTGATGCAGATGCAGATGCCGACGCTGATGCGGATGCAGATGCTGACGCCGACGCGGATGCTGACGCTGATGCGGATGCTGACGCCGACGCGGATGCAGACGCTGATGCGGATGCAGATGCAGATGCTGACGCTGATGCAGATGCAGATGCCGACGCCGACGCTGATGCAGATGCGGATGCTGACGCTGACGCTGATGCGGACGCCGATGCTGATGCTGATGCTGACGCCGACGCTGATGCGGATGCTGACGCGGATGCAGATGCGGATGCAGATGCAGATGCTGATGCTGATGCGGACGCGGATGCTGATGCGGATGCAGATGCGGACGCTGATGCCGATGCTGACGCTGACGCTGACGCCGATGCCGATGCCGATGCTGATGCAGATGCAGATGCTGACGCTGATGCCGATGCAGATGCCGATGCAGATGCAGATGCAGATGCAGATGCCGATGCAGATGCGGATGCTGACGCGGATGCAGATGCTGATGCTGACGCGGATGCAGATGCTGATGCTGACGCGGATGCTGATGCTGACGCGGATGCAGATGCCGATGCTGACGCTGATGCAGATGCCGACGCGGATGCAGATGCTGACGCGGATGCAGATGCGGATGCTGATGCTGACGCCGACGCAGATGCAGATGCAGATGCCGACGCTGACGCGGATGCAGATGCCGATGCGGATGCCGATGCCGATGCCGATGCCGATGCAGATGCAGATGCCGACGCGGATGCAGATGCTGATGCGGATGCAGATGCTGATGCTGATGCGGACGCGGATGCTGATGCGGATGCAGATGCAGATGCCGATGCAGATGCGGATGCTGACGCGGATGCAGATGCGGATGCGGATGCAGATGCAGATGCTGACGCAGACGCAGATGCTGACGCCGACGCGGATGCAGATGCGGATGCTGACGCGGATGCGGATGCTGACGCCGACGCGGATGCAGATGCCGATGCTGACGCCGATGCCGATGCTGACGCCGATGCAGATGCAGATGCAGATGCCGATGCAGATGCAGATGCAGATGCCGATGCTGACGCTGACGCGGATGCAGATGCTGACGCAGACGCTGATGCGGATGCGGATGCAGATGGAGATGCTGATGCTGACGCGGATGCAGATGCTGATGCTGACGCGGATGCAGATGCCGATGCTGACGCAGATGCTGACGCTGATGCAGATGCCGACGCGGATGCAGATGCTGACGCGGATGCAGATGCCGATGCGGATGCTGATGCTGACGCCGACGCCGATGCAGATGCCGATGCAGATGCCGACGCTGACGCGGATGCAGATGCTGACGCTGATGCCGATGCCGACGCAGATGCAGATGCGGACGCCGATGCAGATCTCGAGCCGACGGACGATGTGGCATCTGCCCAGGTGAATATTCTGCCGACCGTTACCGAGGACGTACCGCATGGCAGCGAGACTTACTTGGCTGTCGTCAGTCTTGCGGGGATCGATCTGCAGCTATTTGCCGATACCGTAGAGTTTGAAGTGGAAAGTGGTCACACGCAGGACTTGGCTTTCGATTTCAACGGCATTCTCGGGGCAGGTGTTCTCAGCGATTACAATCTCGTCGTACAGAAGTGGGATGCGACGACACAACAGTGGACCAGTATTGATGGTCAAACGAACGCCACGATTCTGTCCCTTGATCTTTTCGGCGGAGCGAGCGGTACCGTACAGGGACTCGATGCGGGAGAATATCGGGCCTTCATGGGCTATGATGGGCTGCTTGGCGCCGGCGTGGGTGGTACCCTGACAGTGACGGCTACCGATTACGATTTCACGGAGGCCGGAGGATACGAAGCTGTCGAAGTGAGTGGAAACGTCATCGATAATGATGACGTGCCAACGGGCACTACCGTGCAGAGCGTTGATGGTCAGTCAGTTGATCCCGCAGGAACCGTTATCCAGGGCGACTTTGGAGAGTTATCGATCCTCCCCGATGGTACCTTCACCTATACGCCCCTCGCGAATGGTGCAGGAATAGGTCAGGTCGACCAGTTCGAATACACGCTCGTAGATGCCACCGGTAACACAGGCACCGCAACGCTGAACGTGCAGATCGGCAGTGATAGCGTCACCATGACATGGAATGGCACTGATCCGGGGCTTCCGGCAGTGTTTGAGTTCGCAGCGACAGGCGATAGTGCTGAGGCAACCGTCGTATGGGACAACGTGACGGACACCGATTTCTTCACGGCTAGCGGTTCGACATTGCTCTCGGGCAGTCTCGGGCAAACGAGCACATATGACAGCGCGACCTTCGTCATCACCGACAGCATGGTGATTTCAGGTAGTGTCACAGTGTCAGTGCTGCTTGCGGCCCTATCCAGTGGGGCTGTCTCGCTTCAAAGAGAGGCTGCCCCTGGCACGTGGGAAACGGTCGCCACCGATACCTTCAATGTTCTTGTAGGTGGTCTTGGTGTCGTGGCATCGATTGATCTTTCCGAGGTCGATTTTACGGCGGGCAACTATCGTATCCACTCAACACTGACCGGCTCGCTAGTTAATGTCTCCGCTACGATCGCCACCGACATTGACGTCACCTACACGGATCAGTTCGAATTCGAGAATGGGGTCGGCGACAGTGGCAATCTGCTCGCCAATGACGAAACGGGCTCCACATTTACGGCGTTCGAGATCTTTGATGGCACGAGTTACGTGAAGGTCATCGGCGCGATGACCATCGAGGGCGAATTTGGCACCCTCACTGTCGATGCCGACGGAAATTACAGTTATGCGCCGGCGTCTGATTTGGCGCATTTCGCCGAAGCGCAAACGGACACATTTGAATATCAGCTTGTCCATCCGTCTGGTGCTATTGAGCAGTCGTCTCTGGTTGTTAACGTGGAGCCATCAGGCGCGGGTGTTCCCGATCAGGCAATGATGTTCGCGGCAGATGATTTCATCGGTCTGAACACCATTGACGCGACCGTCGGCGATGATGCTCTTCCGTCGGATGCGCAGCCTGACAGTCAGGATAATCTTTCCGAACTTGTCGAAGAGAGCGCCGAGGATTTGACTGTTTCCCTCGACGGGCTGACGTCGCTGTCCGAGCCGGTCGATGCTGATGCCGACCATACGATCACAGGGGAAACTCTCGACACGATGGTTGCCGTAGACACGTCGGACGTCCCACTCGATCCGTTTGGACACCTCGTAACTGAAGATGAATGGAATAACACTGCTTCGAATGTAGTTTGA
- a CDS encoding TolC family outer membrane protein, translating into MDLPGVTGSTERQAEPVQYRKSEHRGPLSLETAVRKAVEWHPAVTETIGRLRQQTESVNEARAGYLPSVSWGLDSSYNTYRSDRYSPDLSLNASQMLYDFGKVDNKIKIATAGIAGRKSQVLMAVDDLAREAAYSVIEIQRNRALRGVARDQINDTKAIVQLVKSRTDKGASTRSDLLQAEARVQAAEATLLEIDGQLSRWEAVLANVSGISGRIDVSNKMPGWLSKSCGSTQLDWSRVPAVMQAEADREAAAAQINLAKAEGLPTLSLDAGVGVDVSEIGSPDPDYTIGLKVTGSLYNGGATSARRNMAVQALGASQAAEARARVDILRNLTESSSQISSKESLSRSLSTRQSTMRQTRDLYRTQYVELGTRSLLDLLNADQELHAARFDISNIQYDLHRLNIDCTFSAGRMREAFSLEGQTVQGISL; encoded by the coding sequence ATCGATCTGCCTGGTGTGACGGGATCAACAGAGCGGCAAGCCGAACCCGTGCAATATCGCAAGTCAGAGCATAGAGGGCCTCTGTCACTCGAGACTGCTGTGAGGAAGGCTGTCGAATGGCACCCGGCCGTTACGGAAACCATTGGCCGGTTACGTCAGCAGACAGAGTCGGTCAACGAAGCGAGGGCCGGTTATCTTCCAAGCGTCAGTTGGGGCCTGGACTCCTCCTACAATACCTATCGATCGGATCGATATAGCCCAGATCTCAGCCTCAACGCCTCCCAGATGCTCTACGATTTTGGCAAGGTCGACAACAAGATAAAGATTGCGACGGCCGGAATTGCAGGCCGAAAATCGCAGGTCTTGATGGCGGTGGATGATCTAGCACGCGAAGCGGCCTACTCTGTTATCGAAATCCAGCGCAACCGCGCACTACGAGGTGTGGCTCGTGATCAGATCAATGATACCAAGGCAATCGTGCAACTGGTGAAGTCTCGGACTGACAAGGGCGCAAGTACGCGCTCCGACCTTCTACAGGCTGAAGCACGTGTGCAGGCGGCAGAAGCCACGTTGCTGGAAATCGACGGGCAACTGTCGCGCTGGGAAGCCGTTTTGGCTAACGTCAGCGGAATAAGCGGACGTATCGACGTCTCGAACAAAATGCCAGGCTGGCTTTCGAAGTCCTGCGGTTCCACACAACTTGACTGGTCGCGTGTTCCGGCAGTTATGCAGGCAGAGGCAGACCGCGAGGCAGCGGCCGCGCAGATAAACCTTGCCAAGGCCGAAGGCCTTCCTACCTTGTCACTGGACGCTGGAGTTGGGGTTGATGTTTCGGAGATTGGCTCACCTGACCCTGACTACACCATCGGATTGAAGGTCACAGGAAGCCTTTATAATGGTGGGGCAACAAGTGCTCGGCGGAATATGGCAGTGCAGGCACTTGGCGCTTCGCAGGCGGCAGAAGCTCGTGCGCGGGTAGATATTCTGAGAAACCTGACGGAATCAAGCAGTCAGATTTCGAGCAAAGAAAGCTTGAGCCGCTCGCTTTCAACACGCCAATCCACGATGCGACAGACACGGGACCTTTATCGGACACAATATGTTGAACTGGGAACGCGCAGTCTGCTCGATCTGCTGAATGCCGATCAGGAATTACATGCAGCAAGGTTCGATATCTCTAACATTCAATATGATCTGCACAGGTTGAACATCGACTGCACCTTCAGTGCCGGACGAATGCGCGAAGCATTTTCATTGGAAGGCCAGACCGTCCAAGGTATATCTTTGTAG